A part of Periplaneta americana isolate PAMFEO1 chromosome 17, P.americana_PAMFEO1_priV1, whole genome shotgun sequence genomic DNA contains:
- the LOC138692789 gene encoding probable cytochrome P450 6a14: protein MAIIFESLLLEAGVLAACTLTALYFYFKNSWTYWKKRNVPYVEPTFPFGNFRDVMLIRKSMGEVCKNLYDQLDGEKYGGTYLFTKSGFLFRDPEIIKNVLVKDFSNFHDRGFYMNEEWEPLSGHLFLLPGNKWRKLRAKLTPTFTSGKMKMMFHTLVDCGQELGECLTETAKSEEVIEIKDVVARFSTDVISSCAFGIQCNCLKNPDAEFRQWGRKVFEPSIRGAISGLLSALTPKLFAVLKLQQLDKNVSKYFRKMVQDTISYREENDVKRNDFMQLLIQLKNKGVVDADYTDDHQNEHTITEEKSDDTKLSMNSVAAQAFVFFVAGFETSSTTMTFCLYELSLNPDIQDRVRREIDEILKKHDGKLTYEAVQEMEYLDKVVSETLRKYPPLPILNRECTKTYHIPGTDVVLNKGDPTVIPVLGLHHDPKYYPNPERFDPERFSEEEKAKRHHYVYLPFGEGPRICIGLRFGLMQTKVGLISLLYRYQFNASKETPVPLVMDVKSFILSPVGGMHLQIKKRN from the exons ATGGCGATTATATTTGAATCGCTTCTGCTCGAGGCTGGGGTCCTAGCAGCTTGCACACTAACTGCACTCTACTTTTACTTCAAGAACTCTTGGACGTACTGGAAGAAACGAAATGTGCCTTACGTAGAACCGACGTTTCCTTTTGGAAACTTTCGCGATGTTATGTTAATACGGAAATCAATGGGAGAAGTTTGCAAAAACCTGTACGACCAACTAGACGGAGAGAAATATGGAGGCACATACCTGTTTACAAAGTCAGGATTCCTTTTCCGCGATCCTGAAATCATTAAGAACGTTTTAGTGAAAGATTTCTCCAACTTTCATGACAGAGGTTTCTACATGAATGAAGAGTGGGAACCATTGTCGGGTCATTTGTTCCTTTTGCCTGGGAATAAATGGAGGAAACTTCGTGCTAAATTGACACCGACATTCACATCTGgaaagatgaagatgatgttTCATACTTTGGTCGACTGCGGACAGGAGCTTGGGGAATGTCTAACGGAAACAGCTAAAAGTGAAgaagttattgaaataaaagacGTCGTGGCTAGATTTTCTACAGACGTAATATCTTCATGCGCTTTTGGCATACAGTGCAACTGTCTCAAGAACCCAGATGCGGAATTTCGACAATGGGGACGAAAAGTATTTGAACCATCAATTAGAGGCGCTATATCCGGTCTTCTGTCTGCGTTGACACCTAAATTATTTGCCGTACTTAAATTGCAGCAACTGGACAAAAATGTGTCAAAATACTTCCGTAAAATGGTACAAGATACAATCAGCTATCGTGAAGAAAATGACGTTAAAAGAAATGACTTCATGCAGCTACTGATTCAACTCAAGAACAAGGGAGTAGTCGACGCCGACTATACAGATGATCACCAGAACGAGCATACGATCACGGAAGAGAAATCAGACGATACCA AATTATCTATGAACTCCGTGGCAGCCCAGGCTTTTGTGTTCTTCGtcgcaggcttcgagacttcttCCACCACAATGACATTCTGTCTGTATGAGCTGTCTCTCAATCCCGACATCCAGGATCGTGTGAGGAGGGAAATTGATGAAATTCTGAAGAAACATGATGGAAAGCTCACATACGAAGCTGTTCAAGAGATGGAATATCTGGACAAAGTAGTTTCAG AAACTCTTCGCAAGTATCCACCACTTCCTATCCTGAACCGAGAATGCACCAAAACCTACCACATTCCTGGTACGGATGTTGTGCTGAATAAGGGAGATCCCACGGTCATCCCTGTGCTGGGACTTCACCATGATCCCAAGTACTATCCCAACCCGGAGAGGTTCGATCCCGAACGATTCAGCGAGGAGGAAAAAGCAAAGAGGCATCACTACGTATACCTACCTTTCGGAGAGGGACCCAGGATATGCATAG GATTGCGGTTTGGATTAATGCAGACAAAAGTCGGCTTGATTTCTCTTCTGTACAGATATCAATTTAATGCCAGCAAGGAAACTCCAGTACCTTTGGTAATGGACGTGAAGTCTTTCATATTGTCACCTGTTGGTGGCATGCATTTGCAGATTAAGAAGAGGAATTAA